CACAAAGGAAAAAGGACAGTTCACTGAGTTGCAGTGCTgtgcagataaaaaaaaaaccacacacacactgctcccatCTTGATGAAAAGGGAGGGATGCCGATAACAGAAAAATAGTTCATGTTTACCTTAAAGAAACCCTTAAAAGTAGTTAGGTCAGTCCATAATGACTTTTACCAATcaaaattcagtttaattctGTCCAAAGACTAGCAAAATCTATTTTTTCATAGACAGTACATACAGTATGGAACTCAGAAACTAAATCTTTATAATGTATTGAAAACACTATGTACCAATAATAATGTTCAACATAGTTTGTGTTCTCtctggttttgtgtgtatgcttgtatatatatatgtatgtgtatgtgcatgttttaagCTCTGCTCAGAAATAGATTTCTGGAGTTACCATTCTTTAATCCTTCTTTCACTTACAGCATACCAAATTCATTTTCAGAAAGCCAATAACTTCATCTCACTCTCCTTGAAACACCTGCtcacactcagatacactctTATGAGTAATAAGGCTTGAGGAGTTTCAGAATAAAGATTTCATCTTCACTAGAGACATCACTTTCAGTACAGTGTTTGGTACTAGCCTGTTTGATGATTGCAACCTTAATGATACTTCAGAATATAATGCTGCTTAGTGATTCATTAACTTCTCTGTTCAGCATCACTCCTTATCTCATTTGTTCAAATATCCTGTGGGTGATAAATTTGTTCACCCGAGAACAAATGCTGGCCAACGAACAAAGCTATGAAGATAGAACTCAGGTAAGACACACATCACATCTATGAACTGTAATAGACAGTTCCATTCATATGCAATTCAGATACAGTAACATATTACAAACAGGAATGCAGTCATCCAATAGCATAATTGTTTTTAACAGCTAGTGTTATGGGAGAATGACAGTGTTTTGTTGGTAGAAATAAAATTCTtttgaaacataaaataattcaAAGCCCAAAAACAagttaacaaacaaacaattttttaatGCAAAGGTCTCTTTATCCAAAGATTATTAAACAACACTGGAATTCTACACTTTTGTGATGCTGCTTTACCTGAGACAGACATAAACCATTTTGGGCACTTTATGAAGTTGTTTACATTCCACTGTCCATGTCAGTTCAGGCAATTATACATCCAGTACCAGTAATAGAAAGAATCATGACCAGTGTGCACCATCATTAATAAGGCCTTCTGCAAGGATTAGGTAAGGTGCTACATGGGTCACCAATCTGTACTATTTCTGGATTTTACATGACATTCTTTGTTTTGTAATCAACGACTGAAGACATTACAAATCATTCACCCTCTTTTTAATTCTAGCGCTGATGAAACAAACAATTCACCTACTTCTGCTATGGTGACATTTATTAATGAGCCCCAGATAGCCAAGGGACAGACCAAACACAAACCTGAACTTGCCTACTGAATAGTTAGCTCACCTTAATGACTACAACCTTATGATATATTTTGAATAGAAGTTCTGGATTAACTCTTAAAATAACTGACTTAGCAGGTTTGACAACTCAGAAATTAAGCAAATGATGATGTTCCAGAATATCTATGTTGTAAAATGCAGTGAAGGTTTGTGAGAAATAGCAATTGAATGATTCTATAAATTGATGTACACAAGCTTTGGACACTTACCAagagaaaaactaaaatatccCAGCTTTAGGATGGCCACTCATCCCGTTTATTTAATTAGGATTTAGCAATACATTCATGGAGAAGGAAAGAGCATaacataaatatgcatttgtaaAGTAATTAAGTCTTGCTCGGACAACCAAAGAGACTTGCTATTTCACAGTGTAGGCAGTCTGATTGTAAGAGGAAATTTACAGGGATATCTTAATGCATTTGAGGCACTGAAAAACACCAATGTTGAATTAACCTTTACAGTGTACAACTGGATGCCTATGGAGAGCTTTAAAGACTTTATTGTATTGCAAAAAAGAATTGGACAGTTTATTTCTCAGAGCATGTCCAATCTGAGGAAGGCTTAAACTGTATTCAGGcaactgatctcagaacagatGGCTTTATATCTTCTATTGTAAAGAATGGAAGGGTGTAGCGATTGTTTGCGGTGAATCTTTCCATCTCACTCATCTCTTCTACAGTGCAGTGATCCCACTAAATTCCAGGAACATTTTACTTTCTattcataaaaagaaacatttccaaGCAAACCCTGATGAAGTAAGTTTCATGTCCTTCCCCTAATTAAATGGCAGTTTGACCACGACAACACTAAAAGCTGCATGTATCCATAAAGGTTGCTTTATGCCATGCAGCAATATTTCTTCCACCAGGACTCAGAGAGCGTCCTCATCTTATTGGGTGTGCGCTTTGCTATCCTCTGCTGCTGCATGTCCATGTGTTGGATGCTAGCCAATATGGCTGCATCAAACACCTCTTTCAGGTTCTTCTGGGTAAGCGCTGAGCACTCCATGTAGGACACGGCATGCACCTCCTCAGCACACGCACAAGCTTCCTGCAGTTCCACTGGCTGCTCTTTGTACTTGGCCAGCTGAATGAGAACCTTGACATCCTGGCGGAGGTCAGCCTGGGTTCCCACAAGAAGTATGGGGGCTCGTGGGCAGTGCCGTCGGATCTCTGGGACCCACTTCTCCCGTACATTCTGGAAGGAGGAGGGTGTGACAACACTGAAGCACAGCAGGAAGACATCAGCGTTGGTGTAGCACAGAGGCCGCAGCCTGTCAAACTCATCCTGTCCAGGAGAAGATGATGTTTAAGGATAAATTTCACGGGAAGAGTTGACACTTACATTGTCTCTTCTTAACACACGTGGGTTCAATCAGATATAGAAAAGCAAAATTTGAGATAGTTAAATGAACTAAACTCTGTGGGTATGCATTTAACACTGCTAATTGTATTACATCCAAACTCAGAGGAACATCCAAGGTTCTTTAACAATCCATGAGTAGGATTTGTAATTGAGCTAGTTTGCTTTACAATGCAAATGACATGTTAAGAAGTGtttatgttaattaattaattactacATATTACTAATTAATTACTGCATGAGTATGGTAAAGAATTTTTATCCTCTAAATGAGGATAATTTAGGGATTAAATTTGAGGATTTCCTTTATGGAATTACATTATTAGGAAGATAATGATTACAACAAATAAAGCTTGGTGATACACTTTCAAATAGATTTGCCTCCAACTTCAATCAGTAGGGTTATCTACAGAAATGTGTCTTTAATCCTTTCAAGTGGCAGgttgcaaaaacaaaagtggAAAGTTAATTCCATATCTTGACTTTATCTGGACCTATGACATCAGCAAGCAACAAGTGAGATAAAGTCTAGCATACCAAAGCAAAACTATGTTGTTCATTAACATAGTTTGCCATCACTTTCACTCTTCCATATGTGCTCTGAACTGGAACCAGTTCATATGCCAAAACTAATTTCCTCTCAGATCTGTTATCTGGGTATTTCCCACCACAAGataaaaaataatgcatttttaaaaataagttcaTTACTGTGGTTGCAGTAATAGATAGAAGTGAATtttgtaataatattaaaaggcagatgtatttatttacttttaaaacagtaaatcaaaagacaattttgaattaaaaatgcAGGCTTACCCACTGTCAGAGAAAGGTAGCTGAAGATCATCAGATCTTTTAGCCTAAACTATACTTAATAAATGTTACTTGCACTGAATTCAGCAGTATTCATTCTTCAGTCCCAGCCAAAATGAAAGTTTCTTGACCAGATAGAAGTGCCAAAATGACCAAAATGAGAGCTAATTCTCTCTTTTGGTCTAGACAGAACTGCTGCTCCCCAGCCCTCTTGGCTTGCTTGCCTATTGACTCTTTCTCCAGCCAGCTCAGCTCCTCGAAAACACAACTGGTCTCACGTTTCCACTGACTAGCCCCAGCTGTGCCTCAACTAAAACTaggtctcttttttttcctggatcTGGACTAATTCATCACAATTAGAGAGCTTCCCATTTGCAGTTCCCTAGAGCTGcttcctccctcccacacaACGAGAGACATGGTACATATTTGACTGGATAACCTCAATTCTACCATTTCCCCGGGATGAAGCTTGAGCGTAAACACTCGGCCTGGACAGCAAACGTTTGCTAAACTTTACCAGACATCCTTATCATGAATCAGCTAAACAAACTGAACCACCCCTTACAACTGACAATAAGTAAGCTTTGCAGAACTTATTTTTAGTGTCTAATTTGAACATAGTTTATGGTCACATTTTGAATTTCTCTTCATATTTAGAGAAAAACAGCTGTATTAGAAGTTTAAAACGATGAAATCAAAGCTAGAGTCAGCAGGTTTGCCTAAACAGTGCGTcatatatttacaatatgtCAGAGGCAGGGACCACAGAGATAGGAGCTTGCTGTCTTCAAAGTGTATGAGGTGATCTGTTTTATTCAGTACTGCACTAACCTGGCCTGCAGTGTCACAGAGCTGCAGTTTTACAGGCTTGCCATCAACAGCTACTACCGCTGCAAAGGAATACACATCCAAGTTAGAGACCCCGTTCCTTCGGACTTCGCATTTGTAGCTAATTTGtggtgtgtggactgtgataaTACTTCATGGATTAGAAATCTCCCGGAGTTTTCAGGTCATACATATACTGATCAAATTAATACCTGTTCCCATTAAAATGTCATAATTCCATTGTaggtttaaataaatatactatgtttatggaatatttaaaggttcattaaatatataaagttttgCAAGAACATTTCGAAATCAAATGAATTCTGGTAATACTGTAGTCAAAATAAAATCTAACTGTGTTAGTAGGGTGCATAAATACCAAACTTATTCAATATCCTTATACGTTACCTGAAAAATTGTCAAAAGCTGTCGGGACATACTCCGTGGGATATCCATTGGTAGTGTAACTGATTATTAGACTAGTTTTACCAACAGCACCGTCGCCCACGAGTACACATTTCACCTTGCGCTCTGCCGCGGACGCGAAACGGGTCTTTTTGCATAAATTCCTACTACGAAATCTTCTTGGCGGTACCGGTGGGACTGTTGTGCCTGTAACAGGTTTATACTCTCCAACACCCTGCGGAGGCATCGCTGTGAAGTGAGCGCCTAATCCTAATCTCGCCAATCCATTTCTTTCATTGGATCCAGTGTTGTTtcaataaagacaaaaataaaggcTATACAAAGATTTATTCTGATTAAATCGAACAAAGGGGTCTTTGGGATACCAACACATTTGCGCTCAGTTTTCGTGAGAAGATACAGgtccactcctcctctctttgCTCATATGAACCAGCCCCATTGCTGTACTCCAGCAGTATGACATCATCTAACGAGAGAACGGAGATTTCAATTTTATCCAGGCCACTGGAACACCCATCAGCATCGGAAAAAATGAAATTGGATTGTTTTTGGGGGGCTGGGGCCAGTGGTACGACACCAATGAACTCATCCCTTTGTAGACCTGTGACTTGTGATGAATTTGATTTGGtcgaatgtttgtttgtgtattttagtttaatGTGTCATATTTCGTGTATTCAACTTCGAAaggtattttctttgtttgcttaaAATTTATTACGCTATCTATGCTATCTGCATATTTGTAATCGTAGGCATATAATGATACAACTTTTTCAGCAGTGCCAGGACAAATTCCATCTATATAACAAAAGACTGCCAAAAAGTGATCGTGTTTCTGATTGCAATACTCCTTACAGTTATCAATTGGTTACAAAATAGCTCAATAAGGCCATCTAGTGGACATATGGTCAGCCAACTCACTGTGAACAAGAAAAAGATACAGTGATCGCATATGCTAATTGATGTCTGCGTTTTGAATTGATATTCGcttgttttctcttcatttaaATAGCCTAGGTTTAACAAGTAATTACttatttgattgtttgtttaggcactttagctaaatgctgtaaatgtaaaatgtatgctTT
This region of Electrophorus electricus isolate fEleEle1 chromosome 11, fEleEle1.pri, whole genome shotgun sequence genomic DNA includes:
- the rhoua gene encoding ras homolog family member Ua isoform X2 yields the protein MPPQGVGEYKPVTGTTVPPVPPRRFRSRNLCKKTRFASAAERKVKCVLVGDGAVGKTSLIISYTTNGYPTEYVPTAFDNFSAVVAVDGKPVKLQLCDTAGQNVREKWVPEIRRHCPRAPILLVGTQADLRQDVKVLIQLAKYKEQPVELQEACACAEEVHAVSYMECSALTQKNLKEVFDAAILASIQHMDMQQQRIAKRTPNKMRTLSESWWKKYCCMA
- the rhoua gene encoding ras homolog family member Ua isoform X1 — encoded protein: MPPQGVGEYKPVTGTTVPPVPPRRFRSRNLCKKTRFASAAERKVKCVLVGDGAVGKTSLIISYTTNGYPTEYVPTAFDNFSAVVAVDGKPVKLQLCDTAGQDEFDRLRPLCYTNADVFLLCFSVVTPSSFQNVREKWVPEIRRHCPRAPILLVGTQADLRQDVKVLIQLAKYKEQPVELQEACACAEEVHAVSYMECSALTQKNLKEVFDAAILASIQHMDMQQQRIAKRTPNKMRTLSESWWKKYCCMA